In Desulfobacter hydrogenophilus, the genomic stretch AAATCATTGAACGGCTTAATAACTGCCTGCCGGACTTCTGGAGTCATGACAACCCTGTGGATATTGTGGGCGAAGGAGACCCGGAAATACCCAAGATATGCCTGGAGGAACTTTTAAAATGGGATGGGTGTGATGCGGTAATTCACTTGGGCATTCACGGCAGACGCATCCTGGTTAATGCCATGGCAAAGGCCGTGCTCAAAACAGATCCCGATATAACAAAGGAAACAACAGACCTCTTTATGGCAGGCCTTCGCAAGAATGAAGATGACTATACCCGATATACCGTTGAAATGACACAGAAATACAAAAAGCCTGTGGTCGGTGTCAGCCTTTTAACCGATGAATTGAGCCGCACCCTTTACCGTTATGACGATCTGGATTATAAGGGGGTATTTTTTCCTTCGCCGGAACGTGCTGTCAAGGCTCTGGCCGGAATGGTCCGGTACAGAAAATGGCTTGATTCGACAGGAATCCATAAATAAATAACAGAAAATCAGGAGAGACTTATGAACAAAAAAGTTACCACTTCCAGCCTGATGAAGATGAAACAAGAGGGCAAAAAAATCACCGCCCTTACCGCCTATGACTATCCTTCCGCCGCCATGGTGGACCGTGCTGGAATCGATATTATCCTCGTGGGCGATTCCGTCGGCATGACAGTCCAGGGCTGGGACACCACCCTGCCCGTGACCATGGATGAAATGATTTATCATACAAAACTTGTGACCCGAGCCTGCACAAGATCCCTGGTGGTAGGTGACATGCCCTTCATGTCCTACCAGAGCGGCCTGGATAAAGCCGTTGAAAATGCCGGACGGTTTTTAAAGGAAGCCGGTGCCACAGCTGTAAAACTTGAAGGCGGTGCTGATGTCTGTCCTGCTATTTCAGCCATGGCAAAAGCGGGGATACCTGTCCAGGCTCACATTGGTCTGACACCCCAGTCCGTACATCAAATGGGGGGGTTCAAGGTGCAGCGGGATGAAGAACGTCTGCTTAAGGACGCCAGGGACGTTGAGGCAGCCGGGGCGTTTTCCGTAGTTCTGGAAGGTATTCCCGCTCCCATTGCCCAAAAAATAACCCAGTCCCTGACCATTCCCACCATCGGCATAGGTGCCGGTCCCTCTTGCGACGGCCAAATTCTGGTGTTCCACGACATGCTGGGTATCAATGACGGATTTATACCCAAATTCGTAAAAAAATATGTGGATATCGCGGCCCTGGCAAACCAGGGGCTTGCTGAATATATTAAAGAGGTTCAAGAGGGCAGTTTTCCCTCCCAGAAGCATTCATACAAATAGAATAATGAATACTCCCAAACATAAATTTTCCGTAATCGGCTGTGGACGGGTGGGGATTTGTCTGGCCACATTCCTCTTTAAAAAAGCGTATGAACCTGTAGGTTTTTTCAGCAAAAGCAGGAGTTCGGCTCAGGCCGCCAGGACAGCAGCCGGATGCGGTACCGTGTTTGATACGGCTGCAGACTGTGCCCGGGCCGGGGATATTGTTTTTATCACCACCCCTGACGGTGTCATAGAGTCTGTCTGCGGTGATCTTGTACAACAAAACGCCCTGGGACCGAAAACCATGGTGTTTCACCTGTCAGGCGCCCATTCTTCAGAAATTCTTGCCCAGGCAAAACAGGCCGGTGCGGTTGTGGGCTCCATCCATCCCCTGCAGTCCTTTGCTCCTTATGAACCGGGACAGGCAAGCCCCTTTGAGGGAATCAATATATCTGTTGAAGGGGACCCGGATGCCGTTTCCCAGGGAAAGGATATTGCTGCAACTCTTGGTGCCAAGGCCTTTGCCATCCCAACGGAATCCAAAACCCTTTACCATGCCTCGGCTGTGGTGGCATCCAACTACCTTGTCACTCTGGTACGGTTTGCTCTGACCCTTTTAATGGAAACAGGGCTTCGGGAAGATGTGGCATTTGAAATTTTATCGCCCCTGATCCAGGGCACCCTTTCCAATATAGGTTCCAGGGGCTGCACCCGTGCCTTGACAGGCCCTGTGGCCCGAGGGGATCATGAAACAGTGTCACGGCATATGGCTGATATTGACGAAAAAATACCGGAATTTTCAGCCCTCTACCGCCTACTGGGCACCCATACCCTGGATATAGCCAAAGCCGGGGAAGGACTGACTGAAGAAGCGGAACAAACACTATCCAAACTTTTTGAAATGTAAAACGATCACCCCATCTTCTGTTTATAACCACGGAAGACACGGAAAGTTTAAGCGCAAAACCCAATCTATATTTTCGGGTGACTGCCAAAGTTTATCAGTAATCAAACTCATTTCCGTGCTTTCCGTGCTTCAAACTAATAAATACCTATATTTTATGAAGAATCAGCGGCTCACGTCCTTCTGCCGCCAATTCCTGGTTGGCCTGTTCCAGAAGTGATTTTGAAGAAATCACGGAAATACCCTTGGCAGAATCATCCCGGAAAAAATACCTACCTGCCGTTTCCACGACCTTTTGCTTGTCCATAGCCAGCAGAGCATCCTTAAACCCTTTGCGAATCTCATCGGATAACTTAGTAATCTGGCGATAAAAAGCTTTCATGGCAGAAGGTGCGGGTGTTTCGGGTTTATCAATGTCCGAGCAGACCTGAAGAATGGCTTCTTTTACGTCTGTCCCGGTGAACCGTCCCTGGGTAATAAAATCACAGGCATCTGCGTAAACATCCAGAGTTCGTTTGATATGGGGGTCACGGTAGGAACCAAATGAAAAAATACCCTCTTCCATGTTGTACAGGGCAAATCCGCCGTATGCCCCGCCTTTTTCCCTGATTTCCCGATGCAGGAACAGGGACCGCAAAAGCTTGGCAATAATGGACAGGGCCGGTGCGTCTTCATGGGATATACGCACTGCGTTAAAGGACTGCCCCACAAAAGAAACGGCTGTATTGGTCATCCAGCCGTCATAGGGCCGCAGGGTATCTGTTTTTATCTGTGGTGTATGAAAGGCCGGACTGCTGCCGTTGGGAAGGTTGTCGTATATTTTTTCAATGTGCTTATCTGCCTGGACCATGGACGAAACAGACCCGATAACAGCAGGTTTAAAATTATCTTTTCTCATGACGGCGACAGCCATGGCAGAAAGGTCTTTTTCCAGTTCAGCCAGGGCTTGGGCGCCTGTTTTTTCATTATTCACCCTGGCGGTAAGCGCCTTGATCCGGGTGTACTGGGCAATGCCGTGCCACAGTTCATTTATGCCAGCAGCCATTGACAGGTGCCGGGCAGACAGGGTTATGGCATACTTGTGCCCGGACCCGACAATAGAGGCTTCAAGACCTGCCTGATATTGTAGAAGAAGGCTTTTGAGCCGGTCGTGATCATTGAATCCACCATCATTTATATATTCATCCACCATATCAAAAAGATGGTCAATATTCCGGTCCAGGGCTTTTCCCTGCAACGCCAGAAAGGAATGCCCGTCTCCCTTCCGGTCAAAATGGGTACCGGAAAAAGGGGACATTGAAATGCCGCCGGTATAAAGATCCATACGTTCGGCCATCTGCACATAGGAAGAACTTTTTGTGCCTGCATTCGTAAAGGCCCGTGCGAAAAAAGGCAGCATGGGGAAAAGATCCGGTGCAATGTTTCCGGCACCTGTCGGGCAGGTAAAGTAGAGGATGCCCGAAGTGGCTTTATTAAAGGCGGTGGCGCAGGTGATGCCCCTGATGGTATCGGGATGAACGATTTCAATCTCAGGGGGCACATCTTCAAGGGCAAGGGTAGGCAGCACATCCAGGTTTTCTTCTGTTTCCTGAAGTTCTTTCAAGGCTGCCGCATCCGTTTTGATCTGCGCCAGTTCAGCCTCCCCCAGGGATTTTTGAATTTTTTCAAGTTCATGGCGTACCTTTTCGGCCTGGCGGGCTTCAAGACCTTCATCCGGGACAAGGGTAAACAGCAGCCTGTGGGGATTATCCAGAAAATACCGGCGAATTCGGCCTTCCAGGAAGGGGCCTTTGGCCAGCTCTTCCTCCAGTTTTTTCAAATCACTGTCAATGTTGATGGCAGTTACGGGATCGCCTTCATGAATTATGATCGAAGCAACACCCACAAGCAGTTTGATCCCATACGGGTATGGTGTATTGGTGATCTCCTTGCGGGAAAATTCGATCTGATGAATGGCAGAATCAATTAAATGTTTTTCAATGCCTTTTGTGGCAAGAGTTTCAAGGGTGCTGAGAACAATGTTCTCCACTTGGGGGACTGCAGATACTTCAATATCTTTCAGCCCGCAAACAAACATGGTGTCCCGGTTATCTGAATCAAACCCTGTACCATCACACAGGGCAGAACCCAGGGCGCTGTCAATGAGTGCTTTTCTTAAAGGAGATGCTGCATTTCCAAGGAGAATCTGTTCAAGCACTGCCATAACCAGCATTTCAAAATGATCTGCGATATCAGGCGTCAGCCAAGCCACACATCCCTGGTATTTGGTGGCGATATTACTGGTGTCTGAGTAGGCATATGCCTGTGTCATGGTTTTAGGAGCCTGCCACCGGGGCTGGGAAGGTACCCGGGTGTCCATGTCAAGAAAATCAAATCGGGAGAGCACTTTTTCTTCAATAAAGCCTAAGCTCTCTTCCAGGGGCAAATTCCCATACGTATAAAAATAACTGTTGGACGGATGATAGTACCTTGCGTGAAATGCCTTAAGACCCTCGTGGGTGAGTTTTGGAATGTCTGCGGGTTCGCCGCCTGAATTATTGGCATAGGTGGTATCCGGGTAAAGCCCTTGAAGCAGCGCC encodes the following:
- the panB gene encoding 3-methyl-2-oxobutanoate hydroxymethyltransferase, with amino-acid sequence MNKKVTTSSLMKMKQEGKKITALTAYDYPSAAMVDRAGIDIILVGDSVGMTVQGWDTTLPVTMDEMIYHTKLVTRACTRSLVVGDMPFMSYQSGLDKAVENAGRFLKEAGATAVKLEGGADVCPAISAMAKAGIPVQAHIGLTPQSVHQMGGFKVQRDEERLLKDARDVEAAGAFSVVLEGIPAPIAQKITQSLTIPTIGIGAGPSCDGQILVFHDMLGINDGFIPKFVKKYVDIAALANQGLAEYIKEVQEGSFPSQKHSYK
- a CDS encoding insulinase family protein, which codes for MNQNAFTPGQTISGYRIQQVSPLPAINAHLIQLVHEKTKAVHIHIANEDKENTFGVFFRTVPTDSTGVAHILEHTVLCGSEKYKVRDPFFSMLKRSLSTFMNAFTASDWTMYPFSTQNKKDYYNLMDVYLDAAFFPDIDDLSFKQEGHRLELEPGENGKPELVYKGVVYNEMKGAMSSPGQVMSRALLQGLYPDTTYANNSGGEPADIPKLTHEGLKAFHARYYHPSNSYFYTYGNLPLEESLGFIEEKVLSRFDFLDMDTRVPSQPRWQAPKTMTQAYAYSDTSNIATKYQGCVAWLTPDIADHFEMLVMAVLEQILLGNAASPLRKALIDSALGSALCDGTGFDSDNRDTMFVCGLKDIEVSAVPQVENIVLSTLETLATKGIEKHLIDSAIHQIEFSRKEITNTPYPYGIKLLVGVASIIIHEGDPVTAINIDSDLKKLEEELAKGPFLEGRIRRYFLDNPHRLLFTLVPDEGLEARQAEKVRHELEKIQKSLGEAELAQIKTDAAALKELQETEENLDVLPTLALEDVPPEIEIVHPDTIRGITCATAFNKATSGILYFTCPTGAGNIAPDLFPMLPFFARAFTNAGTKSSSYVQMAERMDLYTGGISMSPFSGTHFDRKGDGHSFLALQGKALDRNIDHLFDMVDEYINDGGFNDHDRLKSLLLQYQAGLEASIVGSGHKYAITLSARHLSMAAGINELWHGIAQYTRIKALTARVNNEKTGAQALAELEKDLSAMAVAVMRKDNFKPAVIGSVSSMVQADKHIEKIYDNLPNGSSPAFHTPQIKTDTLRPYDGWMTNTAVSFVGQSFNAVRISHEDAPALSIIAKLLRSLFLHREIREKGGAYGGFALYNMEEGIFSFGSYRDPHIKRTLDVYADACDFITQGRFTGTDVKEAILQVCSDIDKPETPAPSAMKAFYRQITKLSDEIRKGFKDALLAMDKQKVVETAGRYFFRDDSAKGISVISSKSLLEQANQELAAEGREPLILHKI
- a CDS encoding Rossmann-like and DUF2520 domain-containing protein encodes the protein MNTPKHKFSVIGCGRVGICLATFLFKKAYEPVGFFSKSRSSAQAARTAAGCGTVFDTAADCARAGDIVFITTPDGVIESVCGDLVQQNALGPKTMVFHLSGAHSSEILAQAKQAGAVVGSIHPLQSFAPYEPGQASPFEGINISVEGDPDAVSQGKDIAATLGAKAFAIPTESKTLYHASAVVASNYLVTLVRFALTLLMETGLREDVAFEILSPLIQGTLSNIGSRGCTRALTGPVARGDHETVSRHMADIDEKIPEFSALYRLLGTHTLDIAKAGEGLTEEAEQTLSKLFEM